TTGAATGTTTGGGGGCCCAATAGTTGTCGGCCTGGCTGTATAAAAGAAGGAGGGCTATTCGGTTTTCACCGGTTTTTGGGAAGGTCTTTTTCCGCTCTCAAAATGGCTCGCACGAAGCAGACGGCGCGCAAGTCGACGGGCGGCAAGGCTCCGCGCAAGCAGCTGGCCACCAAGGCGGCCCGCAAGAGCGCGCCGGCCACCGGCGGCGTCAAGAAGCCGCACCGCTACCGGCCCGGCACGGTGGCCCTGCGCGAGATCCGGCGCTACCAGAAGTCCACGGAGCTGCTGATCCGCAAGCTGCCGTTCCAGCGCCTGGTGCGCGAGATCGCGCAGGACTTCAAGACCGACCTGCGCTTCCAGAGCTCGGCCGTCATGGCGCTGCAGGAGGCGTGCGAGGCCTACCTGGTGGGGCTCTTCGAGGACACCAACCTGTGCGCCATCCACGCCAAGCGCGTCACCATCATGCCCAAGGACATCCAGCTGGCGCGCCGCATACGGGGGGAGAGGGCGTAAGTGTTTGGTCAAGGAGCGCCAACTTGAAACCCAAAGGCTCTTTTCAGAGCCACCCACTTAACTCCACAGAAGTGCTGTGATCGCTAGTTAACCAGGACTACACTAAATGTATTAGGAACCAGCTTTTACCTGATCATtggtatcccccccccccccccggctgaaGGATCATTTTTCAACAACGAAAAGGGCAAAAAGCATttacgatttttttttaagtaaatgagtGCAGGTTGACTGAAACAGTTGTTTAAACACCAGTGTGGCACGTGGGCTGTCCACTTCAGCGGTTTGGATCTTCCTGGGATCTTTTTAAAACCGCAGATTCTAGAATATAACCTCTAAGAGCCTCTTTGCTCATCGGTGTCCATGATGTTTGGAAAGTGTTCAGATTCTGAATCCAAGTTTGAAAGTATAACAGATATTTACGTGTTTTTAGTATTTATCAGATAAGACTCCTCACCTAAGTTTTACGTTTTTACTTTTTGGTTAGCCTGAAGTGGTCTCATGACTGGTAAGGCTCCAACTTCTTGCATGTTTATAGCTACCTACCCATTCATAAGTGTTGATCAGTTGATGAAGCATAATTTATCAAGTCCCtttatttaatacattatttgTGGCCCTTCTACAGGTTGGTTGTATGGCTTTATTTCTTACAGGGCCGTgctacattatttttcattttctcacctgTAGTTTCCATTCAAGTTTAGGAGTTGTAAcccaattttcttttatcttgctCTTTTTTGGAGTTGGGGATTCAGTATTGGAAAGAAGATGACCCCCCTACCCTAAGAACAGTAGctgacttgaaaaaaataacttcttttgaagtttaatttccatatttcacctcattgttttggaaaacaattattttcacaATTGCTACCTTTAGCCTTACGAAAGTACAGAATGCTGTAGAACATGACAGACCCCAAATTCCAAAAGTTTTGCTTGTTTGGCTCTCTACACTTTAGCTCTTAAACACCTCAAAGTTTGGGGCCTGTCTGAGATGTCAGTTGATGTACTGTATTAAATCGTGGACAACTCaacaagaaacacaaaacacAGAAGATTAAACTTGAATTATATAGTTTCCTTGGATTTATTTACATTCCATGATTTTAATAAAGCAACTTTTCCTTTACAACatacttgcatttaaaaaaataagattggacatttctgtgtgtttgtgtgtgtcacTGTGTTATATTTTTGACATTCCACTTTTCCAGACTCTTGTACATGGAACCCTGGCACAGACCCCCTGCTACCCCTCTAAAGGGTCTGTCAGAGACTCCAGGGACCTTGTCTGGAAGTAGGGTGACTGCTCTCCAGCTCTGGGTACCAGCTGAAGTCCAATTCTCTAGGGTTTTCTTATATCTGTGCTGGCTCTTACGTACCTTGTTTGGCTTTTTCCCCCtaatattttctgtatctgttaGGAAAAGGGTATTTTAGGTACAGGCCCTGAGAGGAtagctttaaaaaagtaaaagtactcATTGGTGTCTGAGGGTTAGATGGCTTGGGGACAGTGGCTCAGAAGGGCTGTTCCTTACCCCACACCTGCCACTCCTTTCCCAGCCAAGGGTCAAGAATCAAGGCTTTACATCTTCATTTACTTGAGCCCCTCAACAGAATAATTGCCCAGTGTCTAGGAAGGTAAATTTAGCACCCTCTTAGAATTTATAACTTTGTTCTCCAGGAGTACTCTGGAAGATGGCAGCACAGAGCAGCATTTAGATGGTAGATTGCCTGCATTCAAATCCCAGTTGTACGAGTTACTGTGCCCTTCTACCCACAGTGATTTCTCCATCAGAAAAATGGGAATACTACCTACCTCAGAACTGTTATTGTGATAACATGAGTTGATTTTTGGACACATAGCATTGTATGAATACTATCAATTTCTCTGAGCTATTATTTTCCCccctaaaaaaaattctaagattttttaaattaaaatacaaatgcaaaatttagcttctaaatttccttttcatttggcATGACATTGTCACTCAGTTTGGAAATAAAACTTCAGTAGGAATTGTAAAAtcaaagaatggaagaaattCACATTTGcgaaaaaaaatttactgaacaTATTGAACTGGAGgcttttctaacattttaatatcattgcattaaacatttattactttttattagcAGAGTGGCTAAGGTAACGCTGGAGGAAAAAATGGAGTGTTTAATGTACAAACTGTATCTTTGAAATAGCTGTTGCAAGGTCCTCAGTCCCATAGGATTTTTCTCTCCCAGGCACCATAGAGTGATATTAACACAGAGTGAAGTTTGCAGCTAATGCTGTTGGTGTTTAGAACCACGTTTGGTTTGTTACAGACTttaagaagagaggaggaaaccAAAATCAGGGTGCATTTTTCAGAGTTAAAAATTCAGCAGTAACCCTTCCAGTCATCCCAAGAGAAGTGACTTACTAAGCAATGAGTGGTTTAGGGAGACTTAACAGTGGAAAGTCAGTTGAGAGACTGAACTGCATTCCAGCAGTGGCTTCAGAGCAGCCAGAAAGCTGACAGGGTCAATGCTCCCTTGGTCAGTGCATGGGAGTATTTTCAGACAACCATATTTGACATGTCatgtatgaaaaacaaaacagtctgTCAattaataggtgaatggataaagggGCACcgaggtggcccagtggttgagcatctgcctttggctcaggcggtgatccaggggtcctggtatcaagtcccacattaggctccctagagggagcctgtttctccctctgcttatgtctctgtctctcatgaataaataaaatattttgaaaaaaataaagaaaatgtggtatatataattgATCCTTGAACAATCAGGGTTTAAACTGGCTGAGCCCACTTATTTGCAGagttttttccaataaatacgACATGCTGCTGTAAACGTTTCTTCCTTATGATTCTTttggtaacattttcttttctctggtttACTTTATGTAAGAATGCAGCATAGAATACATATATAAACTATGTTAATAGACTTTATTAGGGTAAGGCTTCTATTCAACTATGGTTTTGGTAGTTTAGGGTCCGTCAAAAGTTATATTCGGATTTTCAAGTGTGCAGGGGTCAGCGCCCCAACCCCTGCAtaattcaagggtcaactgtatatacaGGGGAATATTAGCATAAAAAGaggatgaaatcttgctattCATATGGATGGACTGACAGGgcatatgctaaatgaaataaggtaGATAAAgtcaaatgccatatgatttcacttacgtgtggaatctaaaaaaacataACGAAgagacaaatacagagaacaaattggtagttgtgggggtgggggtaacaggcaaaataggtgaaggtgattaaaaggtacaaacttccagttatccgacaaataagtcacaaggatgcaaagtatagcatagggaatataattaTAATGACTTTGGTAACAGGTGGCAAAAACACTTATgatgagcatttcataatgtatgtaaCCTCAATTTACTGCCGCACACCTAAAACTAGTATAatgtatgtcagctatacttcaattgaagacaaaagtaaaaaatccAGAATTCATCAACGTCTTGTACTTTATTACATGGTGTTATTTAAGACGAACGTTCACTATTATATAGGTATCTGTGTTGTCTATATTGTTGGGAGTTAAAGAAGAGTGACTTTTCTGGTTTTAGACTCTCCTGCGTCTGTTTCCTAAAAATAATCTGTTCTAACAGCCCTTATGTCCAAGGCCTATTTTGGGGTGTCATGTTCTGCTCCCCTTCCTACCCAAGTGGCCCATTTTGCGACGCCAGGTCTTATTTTGGGGTGGCATCTGGGGGTACCCTTCCCAGCTAACAATTACTCCAATGGGGACGAGGAAGTGCAGGACTGTGTTGGAAACTGGAAGCCCCTAATCACATTCTGCTAAGTAAGAAGGGGAGGCTGCAGATGCGAACAGCCCTGGGGTGCGGAACCCGCCGAGCTCGGCGGCGAGCGCCCTGCTCCGTCTCTCACGTGACGGTCCCGGGAGCGCGGCCCGAGGGGGCGGAGCCTGAGGAGGCGGAGCCCGAGGAGGGGCCGAAGCCCCGCTTCCCGCCCGCGCCTTCAGTTCTCAACGAGGTCCGACGCCTGCTTATAATTACTCCCGGCGGAGGCGCAGGCCCAGCGCCGTGAGGTCGTCGCACGCAGCGCTTTGGCCATGTCTGGTCGCGGCAAGGGCGGGAAGGGGCTGGGCAAGGGCGGCGCCAAGCGCCACCGCAAGGTGCTGCGCGACAACATCCAGGGCATCACCAAGCCCGCCATCCGGCGGCTGGCCCGGCGCGGCGGCGTCAAGCGCATCTCGGGCCTCATCTACGAGGAGACCCGCGGGGTGCTCAAGGTGTTCCTGGAGAACGTGATCCGGGACGCCGTCACCTACACGGAGCACGCCAAGCGCAAGACGGTCACGGCCATGGACGTGGTCTACGCGCTCAAGCGCCAGGGCCGCACCCTCTACGGCTTCGGGGGTTAGAAATTTCATCCTGTATTTGCTCTTCAAAGGCCCTTTTTAGGGCCGCCCACGTTTTCTTAAACAGGGCTGTACGCGTATTGATTGATTCGGGCCTTTTGTTGGGGGCCAAGTGTTAATTTCCCCGATTACCTGTCAAGAGCTAGGTACAAGTCCGGGCAACAGGGGCCGCTGGGTGCCCGCCCAACCAATCCGGTAGCCACATAGTGCGTGGCCAGGTTTCGCGCCAGTCAGGACCGGCCCTGGCTTGGGGCGACCAATGAGGAGCCGTCTAGAGCCGCCCGGGCCTGGCGGGAAACGGCCGCCCGCTTACTCCGGGAGGCGGTCACGCCTGCCCTTGTCCGGAAGGAATAGAACCACACCCCGTGCTGCGGCAGGAGGTGGTGTTCCAGTCGCCGCTCAGTCGCCCCTGAGCTCCTTAGTCTGGGGACGTTCGGTAAATGCAAGGTTGCGGGAGGGTGCCCGTCCCACCTCACGGGATGTTAACATGAAGATCCATTGATTGCCAGAGAGAAGCTACGTGTTTGTTCCCAACGCGTTTGCCACCCAGCGACGTCAGGACAGGAGCAGTCCTTGGCCGCCACCGCTCCGCTTGGAGTCCGCCTGTGAGGCCAAGTGTCCTCCCCGCTCTGCAGCCGGTAGCCTTAGATTTTGAGGTATTCCGGCATTTTTAGTCTCCGGCCCCCGGGCGCCAACAAGTCCTTGGCTAAGCAGAATCTGGGAGTTCCCACTTAGGAGATCTGGTCTCCCGACTGCTCGAGTTCCTAAGGCCTCTGGTAGGTGCCAACACGAGGGCTCCAGGGAAGGGCTCCCTCTGGGACTGGCTCAGACTGTCCTGCACCTTCCCCTTCGACCCTTTGCCAGgtcttctctcttctgcctcctgtAAATGGTTTTTAATGAACCCCTCAGACATCGTCAAAAAGTGTTTTGAAGTATGCCCTCAAACTGATaaaacaactgtatttttttaatttttatttatttgtttatgataggcacacaatgagagagagaggcagagacacaagcaggctccatgcaccgggagcccgatgtgggattcgatcctgggtctccaggatcgcgccctgggccaaaggcaggcgccaaaccactgtgcctgccacccagggatccctgccctcaAACTGATAAACCAGACAACTGAATAGTCAGCATCTTTGATTTAATGCATCAGAAATATATTGATGGCTGCTAAGAAAATAAGTTAGTCTGCTAACCCTTATCTCTGGCAGGAAGATACTGAGTAGGCTTGTTGGAAAAGATTCTTGAGGTCGGGTTTagagaaaaatttggaaattgCCAACATGTAAATAGTAAGACTGAATCAGGTCAATAAGAATTTAAACATCATTTATTGCAGTATATCGTAATAGTAAATGAGTAGAAATGTCAATTGAGAGTGGAAGGAAGCTGGGTAAGTATTACCTATATCCAGGCAATGgtgtcttagttcaggctgctataacaaacatGCCATAGACTGGCATTAAGTAACAAACTGCTTTCTCAACCGTTCTGGatgctggaagtccaagatcaaggtgctggcaggatgGACAGGACAGTTTCAGACAAGATTTGTGGTCTGGTGAGAACCCAGTTCCTGTTTCATAGACTTGTCCTGCTGTGccctcacatggcagagggaaaggccaGAGAGCTTGCTGAAGTGTTATTTATAAAGGGCAGAAATTCCATTCCTGAATGTTGCATGCTCATGATCTAATCACTACCCAGGGGCCCaacctcttccccacccctttttttgggaaagattttacttattcatgggagactgaggcagagacctagagggagcagcaggctccctgctgggagcctgataagggactcaatcccaggacccggggatcacaacctgagcaaagggagacgctcaaccactgagccaccctggtgccccagggcCCAACCTCCTGATACCATCATACGGGGTATCAAAATGTCAACATGAATTTATAAGGGATATGCACAGTCCCTAACAAATTGAAAGCTATACAGCCCTACTAAAGAATAGAGAAACTATTCCAGTATGTGCTCTAGAGTACCTATGGCTCATTTCTTGGaccccttctcttttcttggtcTCACTATTGATGTGTCCTATGTTCTGTGAAATAGTTCACACTCCACAGGAAAACTCTATGGCCTAGCTCTAAGTGTCAGGTCTGCTGGTGGTGACACTAAAGCCTATGATGTGTCTGCTTCTGTATATTTCTCAAACTCCAATGGCTGTTTTTAGGAGGGAGGCTTTAATCACCTCTCAACTTTTATCAGTTTCCTTACATCCACTTCTAGCTTCATAATGAAGCTTGCCACGTGTCCACCTGCATATTTGACATATCTACTTGAATATCTAATGGACATCTCAAACTTGCCTTGTCCAAATTAAGTATCTTAACACCTAAACATGAAATCTGTTCTTCCTCCAGTATTCCGCACCTCAATAAATGGAACTCCATTCTTCCAGGGGCTTAGCTGAGAAAACTTGAAGTTCTGTTTGAGCTCTTTCTCTTATAACTTTAATCCAATCCAGTCAGCTCCATGTTACAAATGAATCAGAGCACCTTTCAAATACATCTTATGCTGCTACTCTGGACAAGTCACAAAAACCTTTTGTCCAGACGACCATGACTCCTAACTAGTCTTTCTATTTCCACTTTCTATAGCCAGTTTTTTCCTCAACCCAGCAATAGGAGTGATTATTTCAGAAGATGTCATGTCCACCCTCAGAACATTCCAGTGGTTTTCCATCTTCATAATAAAAACCAGTGTCTTTATCCCAGTCTACAAGGAAGGTAGCCAGTAATTCCATTTTGCCTGAGTTTGAGGGGTTTCTGGGGATGTGAGACTTTTAGTGCTAAAACTTAGAAAGTCCCAGGCAAACAGGAGGAGTTTGTCATCCTAATGGCTTTACATGATCTGGGCTCTGGCCACCCTCTGATCTCATTTGCTATGGCATTTCTTTGTCTTCACTGACCTTTTTGCTATTCGTGGAACAGACCAAGCATGTTCCAGTCTCAGAGTCTTTGTACTTACTTTTCTGTCTTCATAGAAGTCACTTATCCTGGTGTAGGGGAGAAGGATTTGACTTCTATCCTCTTGGGTTTTGGCGGgcttaagaattaaattgacataaaacaggttaacaggagaaaagcatacaattcatttatatagtcatatatatagtcATTGGATACACCAATGTGTTTTCCATGACAAAGGTGCCCTTGTAAGGAAAAGGCCCAAAGAAGTAGTTAAGGCTTGAACAGTTATATACTGA
The Vulpes lagopus strain Blue_001 chromosome 10, ASM1834538v1, whole genome shotgun sequence genome window above contains:
- the LOC121499640 gene encoding histone H3.1-like translates to MARTKQTARKSTGGKAPRKQLATKAARKSAPATGGVKKPHRYRPGTVALREIRRYQKSTELLIRKLPFQRLVREIAQDFKTDLRFQSSAVMALQEACEAYLVGLFEDTNLALAMSGRGKGGKGLGKGGAKRHRKVLRDNIQGITKPAIRRLARRGGVKRISGLIYEETRGVLKVFLENVIRDAVTYTEHAKRKTVTAMDVVYALKRQGRTLYGFGG